A window from Tenacibaculum singaporense encodes these proteins:
- a CDS encoding TlpA family protein disulfide reductase, with the protein MKKKLKLVIGIILLAIVTFLGYKITTKLSHKKEVARRIKTIPNFSFTTLNGENFTQNNLQNKPTVFVYFNTECDYCQSEATKIQKRLQDFKHTQLIFVSYEKKEQIIQFAISYKLDNQKNVTFLEDTKAKFATIFDVYSIPYIVVYNKNQELLQKFKGATKIEDILKVIP; encoded by the coding sequence ATGAAGAAAAAACTCAAATTAGTTATAGGAATTATATTGCTAGCAATTGTTACTTTTTTAGGCTATAAAATAACTACCAAGCTCAGCCATAAAAAGGAAGTAGCACGACGTATTAAAACCATCCCTAACTTTTCCTTTACAACCCTAAACGGAGAAAATTTTACGCAAAACAACTTACAAAATAAACCCACGGTTTTTGTCTATTTTAATACTGAGTGTGACTATTGTCAATCAGAAGCTACAAAAATTCAAAAACGCTTACAAGATTTTAAACACACGCAATTGATATTTGTTTCTTATGAAAAAAAAGAGCAAATCATACAGTTTGCTATAAGCTATAAATTAGATAATCAAAAAAATGTTACTTTCTTAGAAGATACCAAGGCTAAGTTTGCCACTATTTTCGATGTATACTCTATACCCTATATCGTAGTATATAACAAAAACCAAGAACTACTGCAAAAATTTAAAGGAGCTACCAAAATAGAAGATATTTTAAAAGTCATTCCGTAA
- a CDS encoding sodium-translocating pyrophosphatase yields MKQNMIYVPIILALLGLIFMYIKMVWVKKQDAGNDKMKSISKSIKEGALAFLAAEYRLLLIFVVIASLALFGISQVVETTSIMIVPAFIIGAIFSALAGNIGMRIATDANARTAEAAKTSLPQALKISFGGGTVMGLGVAGLAVLGLSLFFLIFVGQFITDGGNFYNEMTVVLEALAGFSLGAESIALFARVGGGIYTKAADVGADLVGKVEAGIPEDDPRNPATIADNVGDNVGDVAGMGADLFGSYVATVLAAMVLGNYVIRDMSITSPFSDPFNGMGPILLPLVIAGVGIIASIIGTFLVGIKDNSAKEAQVQKALDTGNWVAIILTLIASFFLIKWMLPQTMQMKFFGEGFKEVAAINVFWAACIGLAVGALISMVTAYYTSLGKKPVLAIVQNSATGAGTNIIAGLAVGMKSTFLSVLLFAAAIYGSYYFAGFYGVALAASAMMATTAMQLAIDAFGPIADNAGGVAEMSELEDHVRERTDILDSVGNTTAAVGKGFAIASAALTALALFAAYVTFTGIDGINIFKADVLAMLFVGGMIPVIFSALAMQSVGKAAMEMVHEVRRQFREIPGIMEGTGTPEYAKCVDISTKAALKEMILPGLITIITPVIIGLIFGAEPLGGYMAGVCVSGVMWAIFQNNAGGAWDNAKKSFEAGVEINGEMTYKGSDAHKAAVTGDTVGDPFKDTSGPSMNILIKLTCLVGLVIAPILGGHTSSETHEETENIKVWIDKNGEKHEIKLSTDAEFTTENKLENIIKVTIEKNDDGTAKAIISTTIVKNGEETTEEKTFEGTLEEVEQKIKEYENK; encoded by the coding sequence ATGAAACAAAACATGATATATGTGCCTATTATTTTGGCACTTTTAGGACTCATTTTTATGTATATAAAAATGGTCTGGGTTAAAAAACAAGATGCAGGAAATGATAAAATGAAATCTATTTCAAAAAGTATTAAAGAAGGAGCTCTTGCTTTTTTAGCTGCTGAATATCGATTATTACTAATCTTTGTTGTTATCGCTTCATTAGCCTTATTCGGAATCTCTCAAGTAGTAGAAACAACAAGTATTATGATTGTTCCTGCATTTATTATCGGAGCAATATTTTCTGCACTCGCAGGAAACATAGGAATGCGAATCGCTACCGATGCTAATGCACGAACCGCAGAAGCTGCAAAAACTAGCCTGCCCCAAGCTTTAAAAATATCTTTTGGTGGTGGAACCGTAATGGGACTTGGTGTCGCTGGTTTAGCTGTTTTAGGTCTAAGTTTATTTTTTCTAATATTTGTTGGTCAATTTATTACAGATGGAGGTAACTTTTACAATGAAATGACTGTTGTATTAGAAGCCTTGGCTGGATTTTCTTTAGGAGCTGAATCTATTGCTTTATTTGCTCGTGTTGGTGGAGGTATTTATACCAAAGCTGCCGATGTAGGTGCCGATTTAGTTGGAAAAGTAGAAGCAGGAATTCCTGAAGACGATCCTCGTAACCCAGCAACCATTGCAGATAACGTTGGTGATAATGTTGGTGATGTTGCAGGTATGGGGGCCGATTTGTTTGGTTCGTACGTAGCAACCGTACTAGCAGCCATGGTACTAGGAAACTATGTTATTAGAGATATGTCTATAACCTCACCTTTTTCTGATCCCTTTAACGGAATGGGACCTATTTTACTTCCTTTAGTAATTGCAGGAGTTGGTATTATTGCTTCCATTATTGGAACTTTCTTGGTAGGAATTAAGGATAATAGTGCAAAAGAAGCACAAGTACAAAAAGCACTAGATACTGGAAACTGGGTCGCTATTATTTTAACATTAATAGCTAGTTTCTTCTTGATTAAATGGATGCTTCCTCAAACAATGCAAATGAAGTTCTTCGGAGAAGGCTTTAAAGAAGTAGCAGCTATCAATGTGTTTTGGGCTGCCTGTATTGGTTTAGCTGTAGGAGCATTAATCTCAATGGTTACAGCTTATTATACCAGTTTAGGTAAAAAACCAGTGTTAGCTATCGTACAAAATAGTGCTACAGGTGCTGGAACCAATATTATTGCTGGTTTAGCGGTAGGTATGAAATCTACTTTTTTATCTGTTTTATTATTTGCAGCAGCTATTTATGGCTCATATTATTTCGCTGGATTTTACGGAGTTGCTTTAGCAGCTTCAGCAATGATGGCAACAACGGCAATGCAATTAGCTATTGATGCATTTGGTCCTATTGCAGATAATGCGGGTGGAGTTGCTGAAATGAGTGAATTAGAAGATCACGTCCGTGAACGTACCGACATATTAGATTCTGTAGGAAATACTACTGCTGCAGTTGGTAAAGGATTCGCCATCGCTTCCGCAGCTTTAACAGCCTTAGCTTTATTTGCTGCTTATGTAACCTTCACAGGAATTGACGGAATTAACATTTTTAAAGCAGATGTATTAGCAATGTTATTTGTCGGTGGAATGATTCCTGTTATATTCTCAGCATTAGCCATGCAATCGGTAGGAAAAGCAGCTATGGAAATGGTCCATGAAGTTCGTCGTCAGTTTAGAGAAATTCCAGGAATTATGGAAGGAACTGGTACTCCTGAATATGCAAAATGTGTAGATATTTCAACCAAAGCTGCTTTAAAAGAAATGATTTTACCTGGATTAATTACTATTATTACCCCAGTAATTATCGGGTTAATTTTTGGTGCTGAACCTTTAGGTGGTTATATGGCAGGTGTTTGTGTGTCAGGTGTTATGTGGGCTATTTTCCAAAACAACGCTGGTGGTGCTTGGGACAATGCTAAAAAATCGTTTGAAGCTGGTGTTGAAATCAACGGAGAAATGACTTACAAAGGTTCTGATGCGCATAAAGCTGCTGTAACAGGTGATACTGTTGGTGATCCTTTTAAAGATACCTCTGGACCATCAATGAATATTTTAATTAAACTTACGTGTTTAGTTGGTTTAGTTATTGCCCCAATATTAGGCGGACATACTTCTTCTGAAACACATGAAGAGACAGAAAATATTAAAGTTTGGATTGACAAAAATGGTGAAAAACACGAAATAAAACTTTCTACTGATGCTGAATTTACTACAGAGAACAAGTTAGAAAATATCATTAAAGTAACTATTGAAAAGAATGATGATGGTACTGCTAAAGCAATTATTTCTACTACAATTGTTAAAAACGGTGAAGAAACAACTGAAGAAAAAACTTTTGAAGGTACTTTAGAAGAAGTTGAACAAAAAATTAAAGAGTACGAAAATAAATAA
- a CDS encoding DUF5686 family protein, translating into MKHLLSLLLLLTTNILSAQLTIQGKVVDEFDTPMPFVNVILKNTTHGTTTDDNGKFYLKTNKYRGTLEISFVGFQTQTIKVSQKTKFLSVVLKEESNELEEVVIVTKPKKRLKKKENPAYRILKEIWKRKRKNGLDLVDHYQYKKNTSIEIGLNNLDTLFLKKIFKKEYKQALQEINYDSDGINYYIPIYLNEQVANVYGDNKNDNIREDIEAEKSEGLSAQGFIFDRMANTFQNVDVFKNNINLLQKPFISPLSTDGFSTYDYVLYDSIVNNNKKLYNIYFFPRRDGDLAFQGNFWVADKNFSIKKLKMKVHKSINLNFVRGLTFEKEFEVRNDSIYIPTKNAYEGDFTFIDKNESNKGLTIKKNITFKNYVLNKAFPKNFYEQAIEKIRPDQYEKEESYWEAVQTNESKNTYKLIESVKEKKQIKNLTGLINTVASGYINTNLGVQIGPLWTAFANNQVEGFRTKMGFRTFITKDDRFRLGGHVAYGFKDKRVKYGAEARYLLSYKPRIAVGVAYQKDIEQLGSTLLNTTQLLGRSFGTAALFSRGDNFFLSDIEKIATNFDYQIQQNLHIGFNFSHSKIASASERNFSMNYIDENGNMQSQVTDVASDIYVSFTPGRFVYGLGVERRFGRNVFPTFVLNYRKGYKGPFNGTHSYDKIQFKYSQPILLSKFGTLDASIEAGKTFGTVPVALLSPIPANQTFSLVKDTFALLNYYDFVTDEYLAGHFEHHFNGYILNRIPLLKKLKLRSLVSFRAAYGNISQENRAINDGLTNSSGAYNINYNAPNKLYYEYSVGLENIGYGNLRFLRIDAIWRSNYTPPTGSVVAPTPKFAIRIGIKPGL; encoded by the coding sequence ATGAAACATCTTCTTAGCTTACTATTACTACTAACTACCAATATTTTAAGCGCACAATTAACAATACAGGGTAAAGTAGTTGACGAGTTTGACACTCCAATGCCTTTTGTTAATGTCATCCTAAAAAATACCACACACGGAACCACTACTGATGATAATGGTAAATTTTATTTAAAAACAAATAAGTACAGAGGTACACTTGAAATATCTTTTGTAGGGTTCCAAACCCAAACCATTAAAGTTAGTCAAAAAACTAAATTTTTAAGCGTTGTTTTAAAAGAGGAAAGTAATGAGTTAGAAGAAGTCGTTATTGTGACTAAACCTAAAAAAAGGTTAAAGAAAAAAGAAAACCCTGCTTATAGAATTCTGAAAGAAATTTGGAAACGCAAACGAAAAAATGGGCTCGATTTAGTTGACCATTATCAATACAAAAAAAACACATCCATAGAAATAGGGTTAAACAACTTAGACACATTATTCTTGAAAAAAATATTTAAAAAAGAATATAAACAGGCCCTTCAAGAAATAAATTATGATAGCGACGGAATAAACTATTACATTCCTATTTACTTAAATGAACAAGTTGCTAATGTATATGGAGACAATAAAAACGACAATATTAGAGAAGATATAGAAGCAGAAAAATCTGAAGGTTTAAGTGCTCAAGGTTTTATTTTTGATAGAATGGCTAATACTTTTCAAAATGTTGATGTATTTAAAAACAACATCAATTTACTTCAAAAGCCTTTTATCAGTCCTTTATCTACTGATGGTTTTTCTACATATGACTATGTTCTTTACGATAGTATTGTAAACAACAATAAAAAACTTTACAATATTTATTTCTTTCCTAGAAGAGATGGTGATTTAGCTTTTCAAGGAAATTTTTGGGTAGCTGACAAAAACTTCTCAATCAAAAAACTAAAAATGAAAGTCCACAAAAGCATCAACCTAAACTTTGTAAGAGGGCTTACTTTTGAAAAAGAATTTGAAGTTAGAAACGACAGTATTTACATCCCTACTAAAAATGCTTATGAAGGTGACTTTACTTTTATTGACAAAAATGAAAGTAATAAAGGTTTAACAATTAAAAAGAATATTACTTTTAAAAACTACGTTCTTAACAAAGCCTTTCCAAAAAACTTTTACGAACAAGCTATTGAAAAGATTAGACCTGACCAATACGAAAAGGAAGAATCGTATTGGGAAGCTGTTCAAACTAACGAAAGCAAAAACACATATAAGTTAATTGAAAGTGTTAAAGAGAAAAAACAAATAAAAAATCTAACAGGACTAATTAACACTGTAGCTAGCGGATACATAAACACAAATCTAGGTGTACAAATAGGACCATTATGGACTGCTTTCGCAAACAACCAAGTTGAAGGGTTTAGAACTAAGATGGGGTTCCGAACTTTCATAACCAAAGACGATCGTTTTCGTTTAGGCGGTCATGTTGCCTACGGATTTAAAGACAAACGAGTAAAGTATGGTGCTGAAGCGCGCTACCTACTATCTTACAAACCTAGAATTGCTGTTGGAGTTGCATATCAAAAAGATATTGAACAATTAGGTAGTACCCTATTAAACACAACACAACTTTTAGGAAGAAGCTTCGGTACTGCCGCTTTATTTTCAAGAGGAGATAATTTCTTTTTATCTGATATTGAAAAAATAGCCACAAATTTTGATTATCAGATTCAACAAAACTTACATATAGGATTTAATTTTTCCCATTCAAAAATAGCTTCTGCTTCTGAGAGAAATTTCTCTATGAATTATATTGATGAGAACGGAAATATGCAATCACAAGTTACAGATGTAGCTTCCGATATTTATGTTTCGTTCACCCCAGGAAGGTTTGTATACGGGTTAGGTGTAGAAAGACGCTTTGGCCGAAATGTATTCCCTACTTTTGTATTAAACTACCGAAAAGGCTATAAAGGACCTTTTAATGGAACTCACAGTTACGATAAAATCCAATTTAAATATAGCCAACCTATTTTACTAAGTAAATTTGGAACTTTAGACGCTAGTATTGAAGCAGGAAAAACATTTGGTACTGTCCCTGTTGCTTTATTAAGTCCAATCCCTGCCAATCAAACATTTTCATTAGTAAAAGATACTTTTGCCTTACTAAATTACTACGATTTTGTTACTGATGAATATTTAGCTGGGCACTTTGAACACCACTTTAATGGTTATATTCTAAATAGGATTCCACTATTAAAAAAGTTAAAATTAAGAAGTTTGGTTTCTTTCAGAGCTGCCTATGGTAATATCTCTCAAGAAAATAGAGCTATAAACGATGGTTTAACCAATAGTAGTGGAGCTTATAATATTAACTATAACGCACCTAATAAACTGTATTATGAATACAGTGTTGGATTAGAAAATATTGGATATGGTAACCTACGTTTTTTAAGGATTGATGCTATCTGGAGAAGCAATTATACACCTCCAACAGGCTCGGTTGTTGCCCCAACACCTAAGTTCGCAATCCGTATAGGTATTAAACCTGGCTTATAA
- a CDS encoding electron transfer flavoprotein subunit beta/FixA family protein, which translates to MKILVCISHVPDTTSKINFTDNDTKFDTNGVQYVINPYDEFSLTRAMWFKEKQGASVTVVNVGGASTEPTLRKALAIGADDAIRVNAEPTDGFMVAKELAEVVKNGGYDLVLAGKESADYNGQMVPGMLASLLDFNFVNGCVGVEVDGTNVTLNREIDGGEEKVSSTLPMVIAGQKGIVEEKDLRIPNMRGIMMARKKPLNVVEPTGATGATATQNFEKPAPKGAVKLVDNVDDLIDLLHNEAKVI; encoded by the coding sequence ATGAAAATATTAGTTTGTATCAGTCATGTACCTGATACTACTTCAAAAATCAACTTTACTGATAACGATACAAAGTTTGATACTAACGGGGTTCAATATGTTATAAATCCATACGATGAGTTTAGTTTAACTCGTGCTATGTGGTTTAAAGAAAAACAAGGGGCAAGTGTAACAGTAGTGAATGTTGGAGGAGCTTCTACTGAACCTACTTTACGTAAAGCTTTGGCCATTGGTGCAGATGATGCAATTCGTGTAAATGCAGAGCCAACGGATGGATTTATGGTTGCTAAAGAATTAGCTGAAGTTGTTAAAAATGGAGGATATGATTTAGTGTTAGCAGGAAAAGAATCTGCTGACTATAACGGACAAATGGTTCCTGGAATGTTAGCTTCTTTGTTAGATTTTAACTTTGTTAATGGATGTGTTGGTGTAGAGGTAGACGGAACAAATGTTACTTTGAATAGAGAGATTGATGGAGGTGAAGAAAAAGTGTCTTCTACTTTACCAATGGTGATAGCAGGTCAAAAAGGAATCGTGGAAGAAAAAGATTTACGTATTCCTAATATGAGAGGTATTATGATGGCACGTAAAAAACCATTAAACGTGGTAGAGCCAACAGGAGCAACAGGAGCAACAGCAACTCAAAACTTTGAAAAACCAGCACCAAAAGGAGCGGTTAAGTTAGTTGATAATGTTGATGATTTAATTGATTTATTACATAACGAAGCAAAAGTAATTTAA
- a CDS encoding bifunctional nuclease family protein translates to MSLIKLTIKGISYSQTQSGAYALVLSEMEGTRTLPIIIGAFEAQSIAIALEKEIRPPRPLTHDLFKTFSDRFSITVKQVIIHKLVDGVFYSSLICEREGVEEVIDTRTSDAIALAVRFEAPIFTYENILDKAGIYLKMDEELTIEEDLDSDEDEIEFSIEEEEGEGSYSHLSLKELHEQLNDAVTNENYELAAKIRDEISKRS, encoded by the coding sequence ATGAGTTTAATTAAACTAACTATAAAAGGGATTTCGTATAGCCAAACACAAAGTGGGGCATATGCTTTAGTGCTGAGTGAAATGGAAGGAACTAGAACACTTCCTATAATCATAGGAGCGTTTGAGGCACAATCAATAGCTATAGCCTTAGAAAAAGAAATCCGTCCGCCAAGACCACTTACTCACGATTTATTTAAAACGTTTTCTGATCGATTCTCTATTACTGTTAAGCAAGTAATTATACACAAACTAGTTGATGGTGTATTTTATTCAAGCTTAATTTGTGAACGAGAAGGGGTAGAAGAGGTTATTGATACAAGAACATCAGATGCGATAGCATTGGCAGTTCGATTTGAAGCACCAATTTTTACGTATGAAAACATTTTAGATAAAGCAGGTATTTATCTAAAAATGGATGAAGAGTTAACAATTGAAGAAGACCTAGATTCGGACGAAGATGAAATTGAATTTTCAATAGAAGAGGAAGAAGGAGAAGGCAGTTACTCACACTTATCACTTAAAGAATTACACGAACAACTTAACGATGCTGTAACCAATGAAAACTACGAATTGGCAGCTAAGATTCGTGATGAAATCAGCAAACGTTCTTAA
- a CDS encoding inorganic diphosphatase, which produces MTAKERKTVDVLIEIPKGSRNKYEYDFDLGKIRFDRMLFSSMMYPGDYGFIPQTLALDGDPLDVLVLGAEPTFPMCVMEVKPIGVFHMADEKGPDEKIVCVPVSDPIWNKYNDLSDLNPHRQKEITHFFQVYKDLEKKKVDIGDWGNADEAYEILDKCLERYENSEHKTNGDFTI; this is translated from the coding sequence ATGACCGCAAAAGAAAGAAAAACAGTTGATGTTTTAATTGAAATACCAAAAGGAAGTAGAAACAAGTACGAATACGATTTTGATTTAGGAAAAATTCGCTTTGACAGAATGTTATTCTCATCAATGATGTATCCTGGAGACTATGGATTTATTCCTCAAACTTTAGCGTTAGATGGTGACCCATTAGACGTATTAGTATTGGGTGCTGAACCAACATTTCCAATGTGTGTTATGGAAGTAAAGCCAATTGGTGTTTTCCACATGGCTGATGAAAAAGGACCAGATGAAAAAATCGTTTGTGTACCTGTATCAGACCCAATCTGGAACAAATACAATGACTTATCTGACTTAAACCCACACCGTCAAAAAGAAATCACTCACTTCTTCCAAGTATACAAAGACTTAGAAAAGAAAAAAGTTGATATTGGAGACTGGGGTAATGCTGATGAAGCCTACGAAATATTAGATAAATGTTTAGAGCGTTATGAAAATAGCGAACATAAAACAAATGGAGATTTTACTATCTAA
- a CDS encoding electron transfer flavoprotein subunit alpha/FixB family protein produces the protein MSVLVFADSSEGKFKKTAFEVVSYGKKVAEQLGSDLVVLTINGGDASELYTYGAEKVVEVKNDLSSFNAKAYASIIKQVAEAKGANTVIIDSSVDGLTLAPLVAVGLEAGYASNAVALPSSTSPFVVKRKAFSNKGFNNTEISTEKKVIGVAKNSYGAHENSVSGSAENFDATLPELGVKSENINRATGKVTIADADIVVSAGRGLKGPENWGMVEELADVLGAATACSKPVSDLGWRPHSEHVGQTGKPVASNLYIAIGISGAIQHLAGINASKVKVVINTDPEAPFFKAADYGIVGDAFEVVPQLVEKLKAFKQA, from the coding sequence ATGTCTGTATTAGTTTTTGCCGATTCATCGGAAGGAAAATTCAAAAAAACAGCTTTTGAAGTTGTTTCATACGGAAAAAAAGTAGCAGAACAATTAGGAAGCGACTTAGTAGTATTAACTATTAATGGAGGTGATGCTTCTGAATTATATACTTACGGAGCAGAGAAAGTAGTAGAGGTAAAGAATGACTTATCTTCATTCAATGCTAAAGCATATGCTTCAATTATTAAACAAGTAGCAGAAGCAAAAGGCGCTAACACGGTAATTATCGATTCTAGTGTTGATGGGTTAACTTTAGCTCCATTAGTTGCTGTAGGTTTAGAAGCTGGATATGCTTCAAATGCGGTAGCATTACCAAGTAGCACTAGTCCTTTTGTTGTCAAGAGAAAAGCATTCTCAAATAAAGGATTCAATAATACTGAAATCTCAACTGAGAAAAAAGTAATAGGAGTTGCTAAAAATTCTTACGGAGCACATGAAAATTCAGTAAGTGGTTCTGCTGAGAATTTTGATGCTACATTACCTGAATTAGGAGTTAAATCTGAAAATATTAATAGAGCAACTGGTAAAGTTACTATTGCTGATGCTGATATTGTTGTTTCTGCAGGTAGAGGTTTAAAAGGACCTGAAAACTGGGGAATGGTTGAAGAGTTAGCCGATGTTTTAGGTGCTGCAACTGCATGTTCTAAGCCTGTATCTGATTTAGGATGGCGTCCTCATAGTGAACACGTTGGTCAAACTGGTAAGCCAGTGGCTTCAAACTTATACATAGCTATCGGTATTTCTGGTGCAATTCAACATTTAGCAGGAATTAATGCATCTAAAGTAAAAGTAGTTATCAACACAGACCCAGAAGCTCCTTTTTTCAAAGCTGCTGATTATGGTATTGTTGGTGATGCTTTTGAAGTTGTACCTCAGTTAGTAGAAAAATTAAAAGCTTTTAAACAAGCATAA
- a CDS encoding pyruvate dehydrogenase complex E1 component subunit beta has translation MKTVQFREAVCEAMSEEMRRDESIYLIGEEVAEYNGAYKASKGMLDEFGAKRVIDAPIAELGFGGIAVGSAMNGNRPIVEYMTFNFSLVGIDQIINNAAKIRQMSGGQFNCPIVFRGPTASAGQLAATHSQAFESWYANCPGLKVIVPSNPYDAKGLLKAAIRDDDPVIFMESEQMYGDKMEIPEGEYIIPIGVADIKREGSDVTVVSFGKIIKEAYKAADELAKEGISVEIIDLRTVRPMDHKTILESVKKTNRLVILEEAWPFGSVSSEITFRVQDEAFDYLDAPIKRITTADAPAPYSPVLLEEWLPNASDVVSAVKEVMYRK, from the coding sequence ATGAAAACAGTACAATTTAGAGAAGCCGTTTGCGAAGCAATGAGCGAGGAAATGCGTAGAGATGAAAGCATTTACTTGATTGGAGAAGAAGTTGCCGAGTATAATGGTGCATATAAAGCCAGTAAAGGAATGTTAGACGAGTTTGGTGCCAAACGCGTTATTGATGCTCCTATTGCTGAATTAGGCTTTGGTGGTATTGCTGTAGGATCAGCAATGAACGGTAACCGTCCTATTGTTGAGTATATGACTTTCAATTTCTCTTTAGTAGGAATTGACCAAATCATTAACAATGCTGCGAAAATCCGTCAAATGAGTGGTGGACAGTTTAACTGCCCTATTGTTTTCCGTGGCCCTACTGCTTCTGCAGGTCAATTAGCTGCAACACACTCACAAGCTTTTGAAAGCTGGTATGCTAACTGTCCTGGATTAAAAGTAATTGTTCCTTCTAATCCATACGACGCAAAAGGTTTATTAAAAGCTGCTATTCGTGATGACGATCCTGTAATTTTTATGGAATCCGAGCAAATGTATGGTGACAAAATGGAAATTCCTGAAGGGGAATATATCATTCCTATTGGAGTTGCCGATATTAAAAGAGAAGGTTCAGATGTAACTGTAGTATCTTTTGGTAAGATCATTAAAGAGGCATACAAAGCTGCAGACGAATTAGCTAAAGAAGGGATTTCAGTTGAAATTATTGATTTACGTACGGTTCGCCCAATGGATCATAAAACGATTTTAGAATCTGTAAAGAAAACTAACAGATTAGTAATATTAGAAGAAGCATGGCCGTTTGGAAGTGTTTCATCAGAAATTACTTTTAGAGTACAAGATGAGGCATTTGATTACTTAGATGCTCCTATAAAAAGAATTACCACTGCTGATGCTCCTGCACCGTATTCTCCAGTACTACTGGAAGAATGGCTGCCAAATGCAAGTGATGTTGTATCTGCTGTAAAAGAGGTAATGTACCGCAAATAA